One region of Oryza glaberrima chromosome 7, OglaRS2, whole genome shotgun sequence genomic DNA includes:
- the LOC127778358 gene encoding uncharacterized protein LOC127778358, giving the protein MAMVLLFLLLLLPPPTAPFSLDFFPESPSPPRLALSGAASLRPTAVSMASPRARLQLTHPVALGPAFSTYFSFSLSGPGSLSFFLTPHPHPDRHPFLLAIVFDAAARVRIDLTGHTTGTAASHLAPSSAPARLHSWIHYNATSATLQLRLSATSRRPALPLLSLHPLPPSALLLLRTKPMLAGFTSSATNCTLFAWAFRSNNTMQHSQPLDPSHLLTTPPPHRPQPHPHHYYPWLSLLFAAACGAMLTFFLLFVWYSLLATRRPVAPVTTSDSDVVYEKIVLVGAKDDDAPAATTPSPAVAGNNN; this is encoded by the coding sequence ATGGCCATGGTgctgctcttcctcctcctcctgctgccgccgcccaccgcgcccTTCTCCCTGGACTTCTTCCCGGAATCCCCATCTCCCCCGCGCCTCGCCCTCTCCGGCGCAGCCTCCCTCCGCCCCACCGCCGTCTCCATGGCGTCCCCGCGCGCCCGCCTCCAGCTCACTCACCCCGTCGCCCTCGGCCCCGCATTCTCCACCtacttctccttctccttgtcaGGCCCAGgctccctctccttcttcctcacgccccacccccaccccgaCCGCcaccctttcctcctcgccatcgtcttcgacgccgccgcccgcgtccgCATCGACCTCACCGGCCATACTACGGGTACGgccgcctcccacctcgccccctcctccgcccccgcccgccTACATTCTTGGATACACTACAATGCCACCTCCGCCACGCTCCAGCTCCGCCTctccgccacctcccgccgccccgccctccCGCTGCTCTCCCTCCacccgctccctccctccgccctcctcctcctccggaccAAGCCCATGCTCGCCGGCttcacctcctccgccaccaacTGCACCCTCTTCGCATGGGCCTTCCGCTCCAACAACACCATGCAGCACTCTCAGCCGCTCGACCCCTCCCACCTGCTCACCACGCCGCCACCTCACCGCCCACAACCTCACCCCCACCATTATTACCCCTGGCTCTCGCTGCTCTTCGCCGCCGCTTGTGGTGCCATGCTCACATTCTTCCTACTCTTCGTCTGGTACTCCCTGCTGGCCACGCGCCGCCCTGTCGCACCAGTCACCACCTCCGATTCCGACGTCGTCTATGAGAAGATTGTGCTTGTCGGAGCCAAGGACGACGACGCCCCCGCAGCCACTACTCCGTCTCCAGCTGTAGCTGGTAACAACAACTAG
- the LOC127779849 gene encoding laccase-14 — MAPSLGSGSTRILLIVSLLLCLRQQAVVDAAIVEHTFHVGNLTVERLGQRQVITAVNGQFPGPKVEARNGDTLLVRVVNNSPYNITIHWHGVLQRLSAWADGPAMVTQCPILPGSGAGSSYTYRFNVTGQEGTLWWHAHVSFLRATVYGALLIRPRPGVPYPFPAPHAEHTLLLGEWWNASATLVDVERQAFLTGGQPANSVALTINGMPGLFHAHKEMHHLRVARGNTYLLRLVNAALNYQLFFKVAAHNFTVVAVDACYTDPYHTDVIVIAPGQTVDALMHAGAAPGRRYYVAAQVYQSIANATYSATARALLRYDDDAKDAAKTIIMSPRMPALNDSATAQRFYGSLTGLLRDGKPTVPQRVDTRMVVTYGLAIAPCLPAQTLCNRTRGSLAASMNNVSFQLPATMSLLEASRSRSSGVYTRDFPDRPPVMFDFTNAAAVNRNMSLMVTSKGTRVKALRYNETVEVVLQNTAVLGTENHPLHLHGFNFYVLAQGTGNYYYLIRKKKIRKNLVNPQQRNTIAVPAGGWAVIRFTADNPGVWLMHCHLEAHLPFGLAMAFDVQDGPTPDAMLPPPPNDYPPC, encoded by the exons ATGGCTCCCTCCCTCGGCTCCGGATCAACAAGAATATTACTAATTGTATCATTATTATTATGCCTGCGGCAGCAGGCTGTGGTTGATGCTGCCATCGTGGAGCACACATTCCAT GTGGGCAACCTGACGGTGGAGCGGCTGGGGCAGCGGCAGGTGATAACGGCGGTGAACGGGCAGTTCCCGGGGCCCAAGGTGGAGGCGCGCAACGGCGACACCCTCCTCGTCCGCGTCGTCAACAACTCGCCATACAACATCACCATCCACTGGCATGGCGTCCTGCAGCGCCTCTCCgcatgggccgacggcccagcCATGGTGACCCAGTGCCCCATCCTccccggctccggcgccggctccTCCTACACCTACCGCTTCAACGTCACCGGGCAGGAGGGCACGCTCTGGTGGCACGCCCACGTCTCCTTCCTCCGCGCCACCGTCTACGGCGCCCTCCTCATCCGCCCCCGCCCCGGCGTCCCTTACCCCTTCCCCGCCCCTCATGCCGAGCACACCCTCCTCCTCGGCGAGTGGTGGAACGCCTCCGCCACCCTCGTCGACGTCGAGAGGCAGGCCTTCCTCACCGGCGGACAGCCCGCCAACTCCGTCGCGCTCACCATAAACGGCATGCCCGGCCTCTTCCACGCGCACAAGGAGATGCACCACCTGCGCGTCGCTCGCGGCAACACCTACCTGCTCCGCCTCGTCAACGCCGCGCTCAACTACCAGCTCTTCTTCAAGGTGGCCGCCCACAACttcaccgtcgtcgccgtggacGCCTGCTACACCGACCCCTACCACACGGACGTCATCGTCATCGCGCCAGGCCAGACGGTGGACGCCCTCATGCACGCGGGGGCCGCGCCGGGGCGCCGCTACTACGTGGCCGCCCAGGTGTACCAGAGCATCGCCAACGCCACATACAGCGCCACCGCCAGGGCGCTCCtccgctacgacgacgacgccaaggACGCCGCCAAGACAATAATAATGTCGCCGCGTATGCCGGCGCTCAACGACAGCGCTACAGCGCAGCGCTTCTACGGCAGCCTGACGGGTCTGCTGCGGGACGGCAAGCCGACGGTGCCGCAGCGGGTGGACACGCGGATGGTGGTCACCTACGGCCTCGCCATCGCGCCGTGCTTGCCGGCGCAGACGCTGTGCAACCGGACGCGGGGCTCGCTGGCGGCCAGCATGAACAACGTCTCGTTCCAGCTGCCGGCGACCATGTCGCTGCTGGAGGCGTCGCGATCGCGTTCGTCGGGCGTGTACACGCGCGACTTCCCTGACCGACCGCCGGTGATGTTCGACTTCacgaacgcggcggcggtgaacaGAAACATGTCGTTGATGGTGACGTCCAAGGGGACGAGGGTGAAGGCGCTGCGGTACAACGAGACGGTGGAGGTGGTGCTGCAGAACACGGCGGTGCTGGGGACGGAGAACCACCCGCTGCATCTCCATGGGTTCAACTTCTACGTGCTGGCGCAGGGCACAGGCAACTACTACTACCTGATCCGCAAGAAGAAGATCCGCAAGAACCTGGTCAACCCTCAGCAGCGCAACACCATCGCCGTCCCCGCCGGCGGCTGGGCGGTCATCCGGTTCACGGCGGACAACCCCGGCGTGTGGCTCATGCATTGCCACCTGGAGGCACACCTTCCCTTCGGCTTGGCCATGGCCTTCGACGTCCAAGACGGCCCCACCCCCGACGCCATGCTCCCCCCGCCGCCAAACGATTACCCCCcatgctaa